The following coding sequences are from one Thermostaphylospora chromogena window:
- a CDS encoding carbohydrate ABC transporter permease — protein MSSVHVAKDPASSRPAAGAAGRRRWAGWPAWRAFLILTAPMVAGLFVFKYVAIGWGFLLSFNDARGTIALGNWNGLENYRRLFTDPAFADSLITIVLFTLFIVPVTFALALGLAVVVDRLRGGRALFRTTFFIPAAVSYVVGALIWKMSLFSGTPSGVANSLAYLLGHEEPIGWVATVDPPLYWIVLVTVRLWLQTGFYMILFLAGIQQIPSALYEAARVDGAESGWRLFRYITWPGLRNTSIAVTLLLIINAFQAFDEFYNILASNLSGLGGADGRTPLIYLFQTALGEQNYGAGSAGAFIVTMLIVLFTLAQGRITGFGRTAEEEAR, from the coding sequence ATGTCGTCGGTCCACGTCGCGAAGGACCCCGCGTCGTCCCGTCCCGCCGCGGGCGCGGCCGGGCGGCGCAGGTGGGCGGGGTGGCCCGCCTGGCGCGCGTTCCTCATCCTCACCGCGCCCATGGTGGCCGGGCTGTTCGTGTTCAAGTACGTGGCGATCGGCTGGGGGTTCCTGCTCAGCTTCAACGACGCGCGCGGCACCATCGCCCTGGGGAACTGGAACGGCCTGGAGAACTACCGGCGGCTGTTCACCGACCCGGCCTTCGCCGACTCGCTGATCACGATCGTGCTGTTCACGCTGTTCATCGTGCCGGTCACGTTCGCGCTCGCGCTCGGCCTGGCGGTGGTGGTGGACCGGCTGCGCGGTGGACGGGCGCTCTTCCGCACCACGTTCTTCATCCCCGCCGCCGTCTCCTACGTGGTCGGCGCGCTGATCTGGAAGATGAGCCTGTTCAGCGGCACCCCGTCGGGCGTCGCCAACAGCCTGGCCTATCTGCTGGGGCACGAGGAGCCGATCGGCTGGGTGGCGACCGTCGATCCCCCGCTGTACTGGATCGTGCTGGTCACCGTGCGCCTGTGGCTGCAGACCGGCTTCTACATGATCCTGTTCCTGGCGGGCATCCAGCAGATCCCGAGCGCGCTCTACGAGGCGGCGCGGGTGGACGGCGCGGAGTCGGGCTGGCGGCTGTTCCGGTACATCACCTGGCCGGGCCTGCGCAACACCTCCATCGCCGTCACGCTGCTGCTCATCATCAACGCCTTCCAGGCCTTCGACGAGTTCTACAACATCCTCGCCTCGAACCTGTCCGGCCTGGGCGGCGCGGACGGCAGGACCCCGCTCATCTACCTGTTCCAGACCGCGCTGGGCGAGCAGAACTACGGCGCGGGTTCGGCGGGTGCGTTCATCGTCACCATGCTCATCGTGCTGTTCACGCTGGCGCAGGGCAGGATCACCGGCTTCGGCCGCACCGCGGAGGAGGAGGCCCGATGA
- a CDS encoding carbohydrate ABC transporter permease: MRRLRLGSYLAAVVFAVPFLLPFYLLVRNALMTKRELGSLEWRWWPEEITFQGFADAFSNPAVPLANSLWNSTVIAVVSAPVSTLLASMAGYALARIPVRASRPVFYFIIATMMVPGAATFIPTFVVVGSMGGVNTMWGLIAPGLFSAFAVLLFRSFYLRFPRELEDAGRVDGLGYLGLYWRLALPNSAALFASLGILSFIEHWNAFLWPLVIGQDPEFWTVQVALSTNLNQQAVNLPALFAGALVAILPLVALFLVAQRFIVRGVMLSGIKG; this comes from the coding sequence ATGAGACGACTCCGTCTGGGTTCCTATCTCGCGGCCGTCGTGTTCGCCGTGCCGTTCCTGCTGCCGTTCTACCTGCTGGTGCGCAACGCGCTGATGACCAAGCGGGAACTGGGCTCGCTGGAGTGGCGCTGGTGGCCGGAGGAGATCACCTTCCAGGGGTTCGCCGACGCCTTCAGCAATCCGGCGGTGCCGCTGGCGAACTCGCTGTGGAACTCCACCGTGATCGCGGTCGTCTCGGCCCCGGTGTCGACGCTGCTCGCCTCGATGGCGGGGTACGCCCTAGCCCGTATCCCGGTGCGCGCCTCCCGGCCCGTCTTCTACTTCATCATCGCCACGATGATGGTGCCGGGCGCTGCAACTTTCATCCCGACCTTCGTCGTCGTGGGGTCCATGGGCGGGGTCAACACGATGTGGGGACTGATCGCGCCCGGGCTGTTCAGCGCGTTCGCGGTTCTGCTGTTCCGCAGCTTCTACCTGCGCTTCCCCCGCGAGCTGGAGGACGCCGGGCGGGTGGACGGACTCGGCTACCTCGGGCTTTACTGGCGCCTGGCGCTGCCCAACTCCGCCGCGCTGTTCGCCTCGCTGGGCATCCTGTCGTTCATCGAGCACTGGAACGCCTTCCTGTGGCCGCTGGTGATCGGGCAGGACCCCGAGTTCTGGACGGTGCAGGTGGCGTTGTCCACCAACCTCAACCAGCAGGCGGTCAACCTGCCGGCGCTGTTCGCCGGTGCGCTGGTGGCCATCCTCCCGCTGGTCGCGCTGTTCCTGGTGGCCCAGCGCTTCATCGTCAGGGGCGTCATGCTCAGCGGCATCAAGGGGTGA